From Nitrobacter sp. NHB1, a single genomic window includes:
- the glyS gene encoding glycine--tRNA ligase subunit beta, with protein MPDLLLELFSEEIPARMQAKAADDLRRMVTDKLVAEGLVYEGAKAFATPRRLALTVHGVPVRQPDLKDERKGPKVGAPDAAVQGFLKAAGLKSLDEAKVQRDPKKGDFYVALIEKPGRPAIDVIAEILPVIVRTFPWPKQMRWGERSAKPGALTWVRPLHSIVATFGMETEEPDVVAFDVAGITAGQVTRGHRFMAPDEFSVRRFEDYEAKLQAAKVVLDPQRRKDIILADAKDLAFAQGYELVEDQVLLDEVAGLVEWPVVLMGAFDEEFLSIPGEVIRATIRNNQKCFVVNDPKTGKLANKFILVANIEASDGGKAIVAGNERVIRARLSDAKFFYETDLKTKLEDRLPKFEKIVFHEKLGTQAERIARIERLAAKIAPLVGADVAKAQRAALLCKTDLLTEVVGEFPELQGLMGKYYAQAAGEDASVAAACEEHYKPQGPNDRVPSDPVSIAVALADKIDTLVGFWAIDEKPTGSKDPFALRRAALGVIRLIVENQLSLGLFGIFELAAHPILRQQADEHYKDIVKALIESGKITGRDTALEEYKNSSEYVEGWTDHAYHGVVRIQSELRVFFIDRLKVQLRENGARHDLVDAVLSLHAVSAAMVDMLGGKEFSPFDETDMDDLLMIVRRVEALGKFLDTDDGKNLLAGTKRASNILVIEEKKDKRSFDGAPDDSLYKLDEEKALAVAIDQVKREASAAVAKEDFAAAMAAMAKLRPAVDAFFDKVKVNDDDPTIRENRLKLLNEIRAATRTVADFSRIQD; from the coding sequence ATGCCCGATCTTCTGCTCGAACTATTCTCCGAGGAAATTCCCGCGCGCATGCAGGCGAAGGCGGCGGACGACCTGCGCAGGATGGTCACCGACAAGCTCGTCGCCGAGGGCCTCGTCTACGAGGGCGCGAAAGCCTTCGCCACGCCGCGCCGCCTCGCGCTCACCGTGCACGGCGTTCCGGTGCGCCAGCCCGATCTCAAGGACGAGCGCAAGGGACCGAAGGTCGGCGCGCCCGACGCCGCCGTGCAGGGATTTCTGAAAGCCGCCGGCCTGAAATCGCTGGATGAAGCGAAGGTCCAGCGCGATCCGAAGAAGGGCGATTTCTACGTCGCGCTGATCGAGAAGCCGGGCCGCCCCGCGATCGATGTGATCGCGGAAATCCTGCCGGTGATCGTGCGCACCTTCCCGTGGCCGAAGCAGATGCGCTGGGGCGAACGCTCGGCGAAGCCCGGTGCGCTGACCTGGGTGCGGCCGCTGCATTCGATCGTCGCGACCTTCGGCATGGAGACCGAGGAGCCGGACGTGGTGGCGTTCGACGTCGCCGGCATCACAGCCGGGCAGGTGACGCGCGGCCACCGCTTCATGGCGCCGGACGAATTCAGCGTGCGCCGCTTCGAGGATTACGAGGCGAAGTTGCAGGCGGCGAAGGTCGTGCTCGATCCGCAGCGCCGCAAGGACATCATCCTGGCCGACGCCAAGGACCTTGCGTTCGCGCAAGGCTATGAGCTGGTCGAGGATCAGGTGCTGCTCGACGAGGTCGCGGGGCTTGTCGAATGGCCGGTGGTGCTGATGGGCGCGTTCGACGAGGAGTTTTTGTCGATCCCCGGCGAAGTGATCCGCGCCACCATCCGCAACAACCAGAAGTGTTTTGTCGTCAACGATCCCAAAACCGGAAAGCTCGCCAACAAGTTCATCCTCGTCGCCAACATCGAGGCGAGCGATGGCGGCAAGGCAATCGTCGCCGGCAACGAGCGCGTGATCCGCGCGCGGCTTTCGGATGCGAAGTTCTTCTATGAGACCGATCTCAAGACCAAGCTGGAAGACCGGCTGCCGAAGTTCGAGAAGATCGTGTTTCATGAAAAGCTCGGCACGCAGGCGGAACGCATCGCACGCATCGAACGCCTCGCGGCAAAGATCGCGCCGCTGGTCGGTGCTGATGTTGCGAAAGCGCAGCGCGCCGCGCTACTGTGCAAGACCGATTTGTTGACCGAAGTGGTCGGCGAATTCCCCGAGCTGCAGGGACTGATGGGGAAATACTATGCGCAGGCCGCTGGTGAGGATGCTTCCGTCGCAGCCGCCTGCGAAGAACATTACAAGCCGCAAGGTCCGAACGACCGCGTGCCGAGCGATCCGGTTTCGATTGCAGTGGCGCTGGCCGACAAGATCGACACGCTGGTCGGCTTTTGGGCCATCGATGAAAAGCCGACGGGAAGCAAGGACCCGTTCGCGTTGCGACGCGCGGCGCTGGGTGTGATTAGGTTGATCGTTGAGAATCAACTGAGCCTGGGTTTGTTTGGTATTTTCGAATTAGCGGCACACCCCATTTTGAGACAGCAAGCCGATGAGCATTACAAGGACATCGTGAAGGCACTCATTGAATCTGGAAAAATTACAGGCAGGGATACAGCATTAGAAGAGTACAAGAACAGCAGCGAATATGTCGAAGGATGGACCGACCATGCCTATCATGGTGTGGTCCGCATTCAGTCAGAGCTGAGAGTTTTCTTTATTGATCGATTGAAAGTTCAACTGCGCGAAAATGGCGCGCGGCACGATCTCGTTGACGCCGTCTTGTCCTTACATGCAGTTTCTGCAGCAATGGTGGATATGCTTGGAGGAAAGGAGTTCTCGCCATTCGATGAAACGGACATGGACGACCTCCTGATGATCGTCCGCCGCGTCGAGGCGCTCGGCAAATTCCTCGATACCGACGACGGCAAGAACCTGCTTGCCGGCACCAAGCGCGCGTCGAACATCCTCGTCATCGAAGAGAAGAAAGACAAGCGCAGCTTCGACGGCGCGCCGGACGACTCGCTCTACAAGCTGGACGAAGAGAAGGCGCTCGCTGTTGCCATCGATCAGGTGAAGCGTGAGGCGAGCGCCGCCGTAGCGAAGGAAGACTTCGCCGCCGCCATGGCGGCAATGGCGAAACTGCGTCCCGCGGTCGACGCCTTTTTCGACAAGGTGAAAGTCAACGACGACGATCCTACGATTCGTGAAAACCGCTTGAAGCTGCTCAACGAAATTCGCGCCGCCACGCGCACGGTCGCGGATTTCTCGCGAATTCAGGATTGA
- a CDS encoding DUF1236 domain-containing protein, translated as MRNTALAIAALVTALGTTLTAHAQGTTIGTAPSTDVVVTQPVEVDADGGITDEQRPAFREYIVTERVPSYTVPQRIVVGAVLADEGVTFYDVPQRFGATPYRYTVVNGETVLIEPRTRRIMQVID; from the coding sequence ATGCGTAATACGGCCCTGGCTATTGCCGCACTTGTGACTGCACTCGGCACAACCCTCACCGCTCACGCGCAAGGCACCACGATCGGCACTGCGCCTTCGACCGATGTGGTCGTCACCCAGCCGGTTGAGGTCGATGCTGACGGCGGCATTACGGACGAGCAGCGCCCGGCGTTTCGCGAATACATCGTGACCGAGCGCGTCCCCTCTTACACCGTTCCGCAACGCATCGTCGTCGGCGCGGTCCTCGCCGACGAAGGCGTGACCTTCTACGACGTGCCGCAGCGCTTCGGCGCGACGCCCTATCGCTACACCGTTGTGAATGGTGAAACCGTGCTGATCGAGCCGCGCACGCGGCGCATCATGCAGGTGATCGACTGA
- a CDS encoding DUF3096 domain-containing protein has product MVITAAHIQPIVALVAGILILIMPRFLNLVVAIYLIFIGLSGLGVFKMLHH; this is encoded by the coding sequence ATGGTCATCACGGCAGCACATATCCAGCCCATCGTGGCGCTGGTCGCAGGCATTCTCATCTTGATCATGCCGCGCTTTCTCAATCTGGTCGTTGCGATCTATCTCATCTTCATTGGCCTCTCCGGCCTTGGCGTATTCAAGATGTTGCATCACTAA